A genomic window from Hyla sarda isolate aHylSar1 chromosome 10, aHylSar1.hap1, whole genome shotgun sequence includes:
- the LOC130294196 gene encoding fish-egg lectin-like isoform X2 gives MIQILGLLLLCTGAAADLQCTVIPGNLKQIDAGAGQVYGVNNDDNIYQWVDQNWKLIPGKLIHVSVGPAGVWGVNRANNIYKLQDGNWVAVNGLLKQIDAGGDKFLSGANAWDAIYCLSQDQTISRSVVFAYTQLEGALKYYSCGPYGCWGVNSANNIYYRYDVKPTSCRGSRWQQIQGSLVMVEVGTDGSVYGVNAQGNVYKREGISARNPIGTSWTMTDFCGTFRHVSYDDGNLWLLTTNGNIYKCKVNGSVVPTL, from the exons ATGATCCAGATCCTTGGTCTTCTACTGCTGTGTACAGGAGCCGCTGCAG ATCTGCAGTGCACTGTGATCCCTGGAAATCTGAAGCAGATCGATGCAGGTGCCGGTCAGGTCTATGGTGTGAACAATGATGACAACATCTACCAATGGGTGGACCAAAACTGGAAGCTGATTCCTGGCAAACTGATCCATGTGTCGGTCGGTCCAGCCGGTGTCTGGGGAGTCAACAGGGCGAATAATATCTATAAATTACAAGATGGCAACTGGGTGGCTGTTAACG GTCTTTTGAAGCAGATAGACGCAGGTGGGGATAAATTCCTGTCTGGAGCCAACGCATGGGACGCCATTTACTGCCTGAGCCAGGATCAAACCATTTCCAGATCGGTCGTCTTCGCCTATACCCAACTAGAGGGGGCTCTGAAGTATTACAGCTGTGGCCCTTATGGCTGCTGGGGTGTCAATTCCGCCAATAACATATATTACCGCTATGATGTGAAGCCCACATCCTGTCGGGGAAGTCGGTggcagcagatacaaggcagtttgGTCATGGTGGAGGTCGGCACAGATGGTTCTGTGTATGGTGTGAACGCCCAAGGAAATGTGTATAAAAG GGAAGGGATCTCGGCTAGAAATCCTATTGGGACCTCTTGGACTATGACGGATTTCTGTGGCACTTTCCGACATGTATCTTATGATGATGGAAACCTGTGGCTTCTCACCACGAATGGAAACATCTATAAATGCAAAGTCAATGGCTCCGTTGTCCCAACCCTGTGA
- the LOC130294196 gene encoding fish-egg lectin-like isoform X1 encodes MLSSVCCSAIFPPYQTLYLQCTVIPGNLKQIDAGAGQVYGVNNDDNIYQWVDQNWKLIPGKLIHVSVGPAGVWGVNRANNIYKLQDGNWVAVNGLLKQIDAGGDKFLSGANAWDAIYCLSQDQTISRSVVFAYTQLEGALKYYSCGPYGCWGVNSANNIYYRYDVKPTSCRGSRWQQIQGSLVMVEVGTDGSVYGVNAQGNVYKREGISARNPIGTSWTMTDFCGTFRHVSYDDGNLWLLTTNGNIYKCKVNGSVVPTL; translated from the exons ATCTGCAGTGCACTGTGATCCCTGGAAATCTGAAGCAGATCGATGCAGGTGCCGGTCAGGTCTATGGTGTGAACAATGATGACAACATCTACCAATGGGTGGACCAAAACTGGAAGCTGATTCCTGGCAAACTGATCCATGTGTCGGTCGGTCCAGCCGGTGTCTGGGGAGTCAACAGGGCGAATAATATCTATAAATTACAAGATGGCAACTGGGTGGCTGTTAACG GTCTTTTGAAGCAGATAGACGCAGGTGGGGATAAATTCCTGTCTGGAGCCAACGCATGGGACGCCATTTACTGCCTGAGCCAGGATCAAACCATTTCCAGATCGGTCGTCTTCGCCTATACCCAACTAGAGGGGGCTCTGAAGTATTACAGCTGTGGCCCTTATGGCTGCTGGGGTGTCAATTCCGCCAATAACATATATTACCGCTATGATGTGAAGCCCACATCCTGTCGGGGAAGTCGGTggcagcagatacaaggcagtttgGTCATGGTGGAGGTCGGCACAGATGGTTCTGTGTATGGTGTGAACGCCCAAGGAAATGTGTATAAAAG GGAAGGGATCTCGGCTAGAAATCCTATTGGGACCTCTTGGACTATGACGGATTTCTGTGGCACTTTCCGACATGTATCTTATGATGATGGAAACCTGTGGCTTCTCACCACGAATGGAAACATCTATAAATGCAAAGTCAATGGCTCCGTTGTCCCAACCCTGTGA